A window of Streptomyces broussonetiae genomic DNA:
AGCACACGGAGAACCCCAGCCGGTCGGCCTCCTGGGCCACGGCCAGATTGTCCCCGTCCATTCCGGCACCCCAGTAGCCGAGGTTGATACCGAGCTGCATGGCCGATTTCCCCTTACCCATGAGTAACGTCCCTGTGGGGGCGACCCTAGCGCGGGGACGGGGGCCGGGGGCAGGGGACCCGCGCAACCGCGCGCCCGCGCACCCCTGGGAGCGGGTTGTCCACAGGCCACCCACGGCAGCAGTTCTGGCCAGTAATCTCGCGGTCATGGAGCAGAGGCATCTCGGCCGTACCGGCCTGCGCGTGTCCCGGATCGGCCTCGGCACCCTCACCTGGGGCCGGGACACCGACCAGCACGACGCCGCGGACATGCTGAAGGCGTTCTGGGAAGCCGGCGGGACGCTCGTCGACACCGCGGACGTGTACGGCGACGGGGAGTCGGAGTATCTGCTCGGGCAGTTGATGGAGGGCCTGGTGCCGCGGCGCGACCTGGTGATCTCCACCAAGGCGGGCAGCGTCCCCGACCCCGACCGGCGTTTCGACGGCTCCCGCGGCCATCTGCTCGCCGCGCTCGACGCCTCCCTGGCCCGCCTGGGCACGGACCACGTCGACCTGTGGCACGTGCACGCCTACGACCCCGACACCCCCTTGGAGGAGACGCTCCAGGCACTGGACATAGCGGTCAGCAGCGGCCGTACGCGCTACGCCGGCGTCTCCAACTTCTGCGGCTGGCAGCTCGCCAAGGCGGCCACCTGGCAGCTCGCGGCGCCCGGCACCCGCACCCGGCTGGCCAGCACGCAGATGGAGTACTCGCTGCTCCAGCGGGGCGTCGAGCGCGAGGTGCTGCCCGCAGCGCTCGACCTCGGTGTCGGCCTGCTGCCCTCGTCACCGCTCGGCCGGGGCGTGCTGACCGGCAAGTACCGGCACACCACTCCCGCGGACTCGCGCGGCGCCTCCGAGCATCTGGCGCCCTTCGTCGAGCCGTATCTCGACGACACGGCGACCCGCATCGTGGACGCGGTGACGACGGCCGCCGACGGGCTCGCCGTCACCCCGCTCCAGGTGGCCCTGGCCTGGGTCCGGGACCGTCCGGGGGTGACCGCCCCGATCATCGGCGCGCGCAACGCGCAGCAGCTCACGGCGGCATTGTCAGTGGAGGCCCTTAATCTTCCTGACGAGATCTGCAGGGCGCTGGACGACGTGTCGGCGCCCGTGCACCGCTATCCCGATCACGACTGGAGCACGCTGTGAGCACGGAGCCGGAGACCACGGAGGAAGCCGGGCCGGGGACGCCGGACACACCCGAGGCCCCGGGCGCCGAAACCGCGCCCGAGCCCGCGCCCGAGCCCCGGGAGAGTCCCGCGGAGGGCACCGACCCGCACGGGGCCGGGGGCGGCTTCGGCGAGGGCGAGGGCAAGGCCGAAGGCGCGAGCGGCGGCGACGGTGACGGCTCCGCAGGCCGGCTGTCCGAGGCGGAGGCCGAGTTGGCCGCGCAGCGGGTCGAGCGGGAGCGGATCGAGCGGCGCAAGGCCGAGAAGCAGGGCGCGATCGAGAGCGGCACCAAGTTGAGCGGCACGGCGGCCGATCTGCTCGCGGCGGTCCGGGCCGTGGAGAGCGGCGAGAAGCCGACGGCCACGGTGTTCGCCGAGTCCGCGCCGGCCCCGCGCCGCCCGGCCCCGGAGCCGGCGCGCCGGCCGCAGCCCACCCCTGCCCCGGCCGTCGTCACCTCCGGCGCGCCCGCACAGCACACCGTGGAGAGCGTCCGCGGGGTGCTCGCCGAGGGCGGCGCGCCCGAGGCGCTGGCCCCGCAGGTGGCGGCGGCGCTCGGCGAAGGCGCCGACAGCGCGCTGCGCGAGGACCCCTGGCAGTTGCTGCGGATCGGCGGCGTTCGGCCCGATCAGGCCGACGGCTTCGCGCGGGCGCTGCTCGGCGGCGCCTGCGGCCCGGACGACGAGCGGCGGGGCCGGGCGGTGACCGTCTGGCTGCTGGAGCAGGCGGCCCTGGCCGGGCACACCGCGCTGGACCTGCCCACGCTCACCGCGGCGCTGGACCGGCAGGGCGTGCCCGACCCGGACGCGGCGGTGCAGGACACGCTCGCCGAGGCCGAGGCCCTGGCCTTCCAGGACGCTTTGGAGGACCCCACGGGCACCGCCCCTCAGGGAGCGGACGAGGGCGAGGGCCAGGAAGAGGAGCGCCCGGTCCGCGTGCTCGTCGGCCTGGAGCGCTACGCACTCGCCGAGGAAAGCCTCGCCGACGGCCTGGCCCGGCTGGTGAACTCGCTGTCCAAGGACGCCGAACAGGCCTGGCAGGCAGCCGCCGACGCCGCCTCGGGCGGCACGGCCGAGCTGGTCCGCGCGGTCGCCGGGCACGGCCTGGTGCTGCACACCGGCGCGGAGGCGGCCCGTGCCGAACCGGCCGCGCTGCTCGACGCCGCCCGCGCCGTCGGCCTGCGGGCCTTCGCCGTCTGCCACACGCCCGACGGCCGCCGACGGCTGGCCGCGCTGCCGGGCGGGGCCGACGCCGACGCGGCGGAGCGCGGTGTGGGCACGGTGGCCGGTCTGCTGTCCGGTGCCGAAGGCCCGGGCCGGGACGCGGACGGCGCCCTGGAGCTGGACCTGCTGATCGTGCTGGACGCGCCGCAGCTCGACGTGGAGAGCGCCGCGATGCTGGTGGAGTCGCTGCCGGACGGGGCCCGGATGGTGCTCAGCGGCGACCCGGCGGTGCTGTGGTCGGCCGGCCCCGGCCGGGTCTTCGCCGATCTGCTCACCGCCCGCGCCTGCCCGCAGATCGCCTCCCGCGTCCCCGACCCGGGGCCGATCGGCGAGCTGGTCTCGGGCATCGGCATCGGCGAGCTGAGCCAGGTCGAAGCCCCGGGCAAGGAGGTAGTCATCGTCCCGGTACGGGACGCGGGCGAGGCCGTGCACCGGACGGTCCAACTGGTCGTGGACTCGGTGCCGCGGGCCATCGGGATCCCGGCCGACCAGACCGTGGTGATCACCCCGGGGCACGGTGGAGCCGCGGGCACCCGTGCCCTCAACGCCGCTCTGAAGGAGCGCCTCAACCCCGGCCCCGGCCGCTTCGGCGGCTTCGACCCCGGCGACCGGATCGCCTATGCCCCCGCACCGGGTCGTACGGTGCCGGGCGTGGTGGTGAAGGCCGACACCGAGGGGCTGCACCTGGCGTGCGCGGGCGCCCCCGTGGTCGTCCCGCGCGAGCGGGTGGAGGGGTCCGTACGGCACGGCTGGGCGCTGACCGCGCACCAGGCCGTGGGCGCCCGCTGGCCGGCGGCGGTCGTGGTGCTGCCCGGCGACGCGGCCCAGGCACTCAGCCGGCCATGGGTGTACACGGCGTTCGGCCGGGCGGAGCGGCATCTGTCCGTGGTCCACGGAGTGGAGCAGGCCCTGCCGAGCGCGGTGGCGCAGACCCTGGCCAAGCCGCGCACGACCCGCTTGCCGACGCTGCTGCGCACACAGGTGCCGGCAGGCGGCTGAGCCGGGTCCGGCGGTGCCGTACCGGCCTCAGGCCCCACGGCACCGCCGGCCGGTCTCACCTCTCGGCGTCGACCACGACCTCGTCCTCCTCGTCAGCCTCGACGAACTCGAGATCTTCGTCGTCCTCGTCGGTGTCCTCCTCGTCGTCGAACACCGCGCTCACGTCGAACCGGCACACCACCCCTTGCGGGTCGATGTGCTCGAACGGCGCCTCCAGCCACTCCCCGGCCTCCGGGGTCTCCTCCGCCGCGGTGACCCAGAGCGTGGAGTCGCCCTCCTCCAGGCCGAACTCCTTGTGCCGGGAGGCGATCTCGTCCGGTTCGAACTCGCCGAAGAGAACACCCAGCGCCCCGGGGACCGTGCCGGCGGCGCCCTCGGCCGAGCCACCGGCCTCGTCGTACTCCGCCGACTCGACCCGCTGGGCCTGCGCGAGGAGCCGCTGGGGTTCCGCAACGGCGTAGTCGCGGCGGATCAGCACACTGATCGCGCCCGGTTCCTCGGGACCCGCGTACGGCGGCAACTCGTCCGTACCGGGGATCTCGAAGGGCGTGACCTCGTCATAGCGGTCGTAGAGCAGCTCGTCGTACACCTCGGCGGCCGCGGCCAGCTGGTTGAACGCCTCGGAGACAGCCGGGTCGTCCTCCCCCGACCTGCGTTCGACCGCCGCCAGATGACGGTCGAGCGCGGTCTTGACCGCCTCGGCGGCGGCACGTACCTCGGCAGCGGTGGGCTGCGCAGCATCAGACATAGTGCAGACGCTATCCGTACCGGGCCCCAGCCCGCACAATAGATGCGATGCCGGAATACGAATTTGTCGACGTGTACGTGCCTCGCGGGGTCTCCCGCAAGGAGGCCACACGTCTGCTGACGGACCATGCCGAGTACGGACACTGGGAGTTGGACCGACTGAGCCTGATGCGCGACGGCAGCCGCAGGGTGCGGTTGCGCCGACGGATCATCCGCCAGGTGCGTGCCACGTGGTGAGGCTGGAGAGATGAACGGAGCGGGCCCGGCCGGCACGGCAGGGCCCGCTCCGTTTTCCGCGCCGCCCGGCTCACCGCCGCCGTACGGCCCACAGTGCCGTACGGACTTGTCCGTGGCCGGTGTTGCCGCCTAGGCCGCGGCCCGCGCCTTGCGGTAGAGCACCGCGCCCGCGAGCAGCGCGCCCGCGCCGGCCGGCAGCGCGAGGCCGAGCGGCAGGTCGCTGCCGGTGTGCGCGAGCTGGGCCGTGCCCGGGAGCTGGGCACCACTGCCGCCCTGCTGCGCGACCTGGGAGGTCCCGTGGGATCCGTGCGACCCCTGTGGCCGGTGAGGCGTGTGACCTCCCTGACCGGGTGGGGTCGTCGGACCTCCCGGGTTCCCGGGGTGACCCGGGTGGCCGGGGTGACCCGGGTGGCCGGGGTGACCCGGGTGGCCCGGGTGGCCCGGCGGGTTGCCGTGGCCGCCCCCCGGTGGCCGGCCGTGCTGATCGCCGCCGCCGTTGGCACAGTCGTTGCCGGTGGTGGCGTTCCCCGCGCCGATGACGTTCACGCTGTTGCCGCAGACGTTCACGGGGACGTCGATCGGTACCTGCACGGTGTTGCCGGAGCCGACACCGGGAGAGCCGCCGGTGTGGCCGCCCGCGTGTGAACCGCCCGAGCCTCCGGAGCCACCGTGGTTCCCCGAAGTGCCGCCGTAATTGGCGCACTTGTTGCCCACCGCCGGGTTGAGCAGTCCGATGACGTTCACGGTGTTGCCGCAGACGTTCACCGGCACGTGCACCGGAGCCTGCACCGTGTTGCCGGACAGTACGCCGGGTGAGCCGGTCGCGGCGCCCGTGGCGCCGGAGTCCGCGTGGGCGTAGCCGCTCGCGGCGGCGATCACCCCGGTCGCTGCGGCCATCGTCATCAGGCCCTTGCGCGTGCTGTGTCGCATGTTGGTTCCCCCCTGCCTTCGCTTCTCCAGGAAAGGCCGGTCGGCCCCGGAGCGCATGGGGCGCACTCCGGGGCCGACGGCTTGTCACAGACGCCCCCTCAGGGAGCCTGCGTCACTTGTTGATGCAGGTGTTGCCGAAGGCGGGGTTCAGGAGCCCGATCACGTTGATCGTGTTGCCGCACACGTTCACCGGGACATGCACGGGCACCTGGACGACATTGCCGGAAACGACACCCGGGGAGTGCACGGCGGCACCCTGAGCACCGGAGTCGGCGACAGCCAGACCCGCGCCCGCGAGAACCAGCCCACCGGTGGCAGCCGCAGCAGCGACGACCTTCTTGATCATTATTCCTCCTTGTTGGCAATGCGATCCCAAGGTGCGGGATCGCATCACGTGTAACGAGGAGGGAGTAATGGAGCTACGAGCTTATGGTCGGATTCACTCTTCTCAGTCGCGCTCGTACGCGCGCCCGATTGCTCCAGGGCAGAGCCTCACGACGCGTCGATGAACCGGTCCAGCACGCGCACGCCGAACTGCAGGCCGTCCACCGGCACCCGCTCGTCCACACCGTGGAACATGCCCGCGAAGTCCAGCTCCGGCGGCAGCTTCAGCGGGGCGAAGCCGAAGCCGCGGATGCCGAGGTCGTCGAAGGACTTGGCGTCGGTACCGCCCGAGAGCATGTACGGAATCGCCTTGGCGGTGGGGTCCTCGGCCAGTAGCGCGGACTGCATGGCCTCCACCAGCGCCCCCTCGAAGCCGGTCTCGACCGCCTTGTCGGCGTGCAGGTCCTCGCGCCGGACGTGCGGTCCGAGCAGCCGGTCGAGGTCGTCGAGGAACTCCTCC
This region includes:
- a CDS encoding aldo/keto reductase, whose protein sequence is MEQRHLGRTGLRVSRIGLGTLTWGRDTDQHDAADMLKAFWEAGGTLVDTADVYGDGESEYLLGQLMEGLVPRRDLVISTKAGSVPDPDRRFDGSRGHLLAALDASLARLGTDHVDLWHVHAYDPDTPLEETLQALDIAVSSGRTRYAGVSNFCGWQLAKAATWQLAAPGTRTRLASTQMEYSLLQRGVEREVLPAALDLGVGLLPSSPLGRGVLTGKYRHTTPADSRGASEHLAPFVEPYLDDTATRIVDAVTTAADGLAVTPLQVALAWVRDRPGVTAPIIGARNAQQLTAALSVEALNLPDEICRALDDVSAPVHRYPDHDWSTL
- a CDS encoding helix-hairpin-helix domain-containing protein, which encodes MSTEPETTEEAGPGTPDTPEAPGAETAPEPAPEPRESPAEGTDPHGAGGGFGEGEGKAEGASGGDGDGSAGRLSEAEAELAAQRVERERIERRKAEKQGAIESGTKLSGTAADLLAAVRAVESGEKPTATVFAESAPAPRRPAPEPARRPQPTPAPAVVTSGAPAQHTVESVRGVLAEGGAPEALAPQVAAALGEGADSALREDPWQLLRIGGVRPDQADGFARALLGGACGPDDERRGRAVTVWLLEQAALAGHTALDLPTLTAALDRQGVPDPDAAVQDTLAEAEALAFQDALEDPTGTAPQGADEGEGQEEERPVRVLVGLERYALAEESLADGLARLVNSLSKDAEQAWQAAADAASGGTAELVRAVAGHGLVLHTGAEAARAEPAALLDAARAVGLRAFAVCHTPDGRRRLAALPGGADADAAERGVGTVAGLLSGAEGPGRDADGALELDLLIVLDAPQLDVESAAMLVESLPDGARMVLSGDPAVLWSAGPGRVFADLLTARACPQIASRVPDPGPIGELVSGIGIGELSQVEAPGKEVVIVPVRDAGEAVHRTVQLVVDSVPRAIGIPADQTVVITPGHGGAAGTRALNAALKERLNPGPGRFGGFDPGDRIAYAPAPGRTVPGVVVKADTEGLHLACAGAPVVVPRERVEGSVRHGWALTAHQAVGARWPAAVVVLPGDAAQALSRPWVYTAFGRAERHLSVVHGVEQALPSAVAQTLAKPRTTRLPTLLRTQVPAGG
- a CDS encoding DUF5703 family protein; translated protein: MPEYEFVDVYVPRGVSRKEATRLLTDHAEYGHWELDRLSLMRDGSRRVRLRRRIIRQVRATW
- a CDS encoding chaplin produces the protein MRHSTRKGLMTMAAATGVIAAASGYAHADSGATGAATGSPGVLSGNTVQAPVHVPVNVCGNTVNVIGLLNPAVGNKCANYGGTSGNHGGSGGSGGSHAGGHTGGSPGVGSGNTVQVPIDVPVNVCGNSVNVIGAGNATTGNDCANGGGDQHGRPPGGGHGNPPGHPGHPGHPGHPGHPGHPGHPGNPGGPTTPPGQGGHTPHRPQGSHGSHGTSQVAQQGGSGAQLPGTAQLAHTGSDLPLGLALPAGAGALLAGAVLYRKARAAA
- the chpH gene encoding chaplin ChpH, which produces MIKKVVAAAAATGGLVLAGAGLAVADSGAQGAAVHSPGVVSGNVVQVPVHVPVNVCGNTINVIGLLNPAFGNTCINK